From Pantoea sp. Ep11b, the proteins below share one genomic window:
- the murQ gene encoding N-acetylmuramic acid 6-phosphate etherase → MKLDLSQMITEGRNPASQNIDELSTEAMLRVINDEDKKVALAVEAIVPQIAAAVDAICAAFQAGGRLIYAGAGTSGRLGILDASECPPTFGTPREQVIGLIAGGHTAILQAVENAEDNREQGAQDLKDIHFSRDDVLVGIAASGRTPYVLGALAWANELGATTVALTCNPGSAMSQVAAIALTPVVGPEVVTGSSRMKAGTAQKLVLNMLTTGSMIRSGKVYGNLMVDVEATNQKLVQRQVNIVMQATDCDDATARTALSACGGHCKTAILMVLADLDADTAKTLLSQHQGFIRQALQAAGAR, encoded by the coding sequence ATGAAACTCGACCTCAGCCAGATGATCACCGAAGGCCGCAATCCGGCCAGCCAGAACATTGATGAACTCTCTACGGAAGCGATGCTGCGCGTCATTAATGACGAGGACAAAAAGGTGGCACTGGCGGTTGAGGCCATTGTGCCGCAGATCGCGGCAGCCGTTGACGCCATCTGCGCGGCGTTTCAGGCCGGTGGACGCCTGATCTACGCTGGCGCGGGCACCTCCGGGCGACTGGGCATACTGGATGCAAGCGAATGCCCGCCCACTTTTGGCACCCCGCGCGAACAGGTGATCGGCCTGATTGCGGGAGGGCACACTGCCATCCTGCAGGCGGTCGAAAACGCCGAGGATAACCGGGAGCAGGGCGCACAGGACCTGAAAGATATTCACTTCAGCCGCGACGATGTGCTGGTGGGGATCGCCGCCAGCGGCCGTACCCCTTACGTGCTGGGGGCGCTGGCCTGGGCGAACGAACTCGGTGCCACCACCGTGGCGCTCACCTGCAATCCGGGCAGCGCGATGTCACAGGTTGCCGCGATTGCGCTTACGCCGGTCGTCGGCCCGGAAGTGGTCACCGGCTCGTCACGCATGAAAGCGGGCACGGCGCAGAAACTGGTGCTCAACATGCTCACCACCGGATCGATGATCCGCAGCGGAAAAGTGTATGGCAACCTGATGGTGGATGTGGAGGCGACTAACCAGAAGCTGGTGCAGCGCCAGGTCAATATCGTCATGCAGGCGACAGACTGCGATGACGCCACCGCCCGCACCGCGCTCTCCGCCTGCGGCGGTCACTGCAAAACCGCCATTCTGATGGTGCTGGCCGATCTGGATGCCGATACCGCGAAAACGCTGCTGAGCCAGCATCAGGGCTTTATCCGTCAGGCGCTGCAGGCGGCGGGAGCACGCTGA
- the murP gene encoding PTS N-acetylmuramic acid transporter subunit IIBC → MATITEALLREILQAVGGAQNIAACGHCMTRLRLTLNQPEQADVKRLKSLPGVLGVIDSDAQLQIVVGPGKAQTAAEGMQSLLAQDDTARPPQDDAMELSQLAAQKKQQMKAKQTRGVHQFLSRFATIFTPLIPGFIGAGLLLGFATLIEQSLHLNAPGDHAPWLLHTVAYMKVFGKGLFTFLSILIGYNAQKAFGGSGVNGAIIASLFVLGYVPTATTGYYSGMESFFGLTIDPRGNIIGVLMAAIIGAWIEKQLRRIIPDNLDMILTSLFTLLITGAITYLLIMPLGGELFKGMSWLFIHLNSNPFGCAVLAGLFLIAVMFGIHQGFIPVYFALMETQGFNSLFPILAMAGAGQVGASLALWCKAEKGALLRAQIKGAIVPGLLGVGEPLIYGVTLPRLKPFITACGGGALGGFFIGLVAWLGLPVGMNTVFGPSGLVTLPLMTSSQGIFAGMAVYLAGLIVAWTGGFLLTWWFGSRGVDLS, encoded by the coding sequence ATGGCCACAATCACCGAAGCACTGTTGCGTGAGATCCTGCAGGCGGTCGGTGGCGCGCAGAATATCGCGGCCTGTGGTCACTGCATGACGCGGCTCCGGCTCACGCTTAACCAGCCGGAGCAGGCGGATGTGAAGCGGTTAAAAAGCCTGCCCGGCGTGCTGGGCGTTATCGACAGCGATGCCCAGTTACAGATCGTTGTCGGCCCCGGTAAGGCGCAGACCGCCGCTGAGGGAATGCAGAGTCTGCTGGCGCAGGATGACACCGCCCGGCCACCGCAGGATGATGCGATGGAACTCAGCCAGCTGGCGGCGCAGAAAAAGCAGCAGATGAAGGCGAAGCAGACCCGCGGCGTGCATCAGTTTCTGTCACGTTTTGCGACCATCTTCACGCCGCTGATCCCCGGCTTTATTGGTGCCGGACTGCTGCTGGGTTTTGCCACGCTGATTGAACAGAGTCTCCATCTTAATGCGCCCGGCGATCATGCGCCCTGGCTGCTGCACACCGTGGCCTACATGAAGGTCTTTGGCAAAGGGCTGTTCACCTTTCTCAGCATCCTGATTGGCTACAACGCACAGAAGGCGTTTGGCGGCAGCGGTGTGAATGGCGCCATTATCGCCTCGCTGTTTGTGCTCGGCTATGTACCAACCGCCACGACCGGCTACTACAGCGGCATGGAGAGCTTTTTCGGCCTGACCATCGACCCGCGCGGCAACATTATCGGCGTGCTGATGGCGGCGATTATCGGTGCGTGGATTGAGAAACAGCTGCGCAGAATCATTCCCGACAACCTCGATATGATCCTCACCTCGCTGTTTACCCTGCTGATCACGGGTGCCATCACCTATCTGCTGATCATGCCGCTGGGTGGCGAACTGTTTAAAGGGATGTCGTGGCTGTTTATCCATCTCAACAGCAACCCCTTTGGCTGTGCGGTGCTGGCCGGGCTGTTCCTGATCGCGGTGATGTTCGGCATCCATCAGGGCTTTATTCCGGTCTACTTTGCGCTGATGGAGACGCAGGGCTTCAACTCACTGTTCCCGATTCTGGCGATGGCCGGTGCAGGGCAGGTCGGCGCCTCGCTGGCCCTGTGGTGCAAAGCCGAAAAGGGGGCGCTGCTGCGGGCGCAGATTAAAGGGGCGATTGTGCCGGGTCTGCTGGGCGTCGGTGAACCGCTGATTTACGGGGTGACGCTGCCGCGCCTTAAGCCCTTTATCACCGCCTGTGGCGGCGGGGCACTGGGCGGTTTCTTCATCGGCCTGGTGGCGTGGCTGGGCCTGCCGGTCGGGATGAACACCGTCTTCGGGCCGTCCGGGCTGGTGACGCTGCCGCTGATGACCTCCAGCCAGGGGATCTTCGCCGGTATGGCGGTTTACCTGGCCGGGCTGATCGTGGCGTGGACCGGCGGATTCCTGCTGACCTGGTGGTTTGGCAGCCGGGGTGTCGATCTGAGCTGA
- a CDS encoding methyl-accepting chemotaxis protein: MRNNQPVSQHEYLFDDHATLMSTTDLNSYITYANDAFIDVSGFTADEINGQPHNLVRHPDMPPEAFADMWATLKQGEPWTALVKNRRKNGDHYWVRANAIPVVRDGKVQGYMSVRTKPTAEEVRQSEALYQDFREGRARGRRFYKGLLVHSGWRRPFSLLKTLPLRWRIRSTLLMMLPLSIAGVWALSVSSGALAGFSAGMAGLLLLSSLWLEQQISRPVERMCQQALSVATGANHKVEQMDRVDEIGVTLRAIGQLGLMFRWLVDDVSGQAITVLSASDAIARSNSELSRRTEQAAANVQQTAATMNEMTATVKSNTETANEVNMLSADTSNAAIKGGSVMNEMMGIMGEIADSSKRIANITSVIDGIAFQTNILALNAAVEAARAGEQGKGFAVVAGEVRSLAQRSAKAASEIKTLVETSASRVQSGNNHASTAGMTMQDIVSQVQNVTALIAQISAATAEQATALSEVSTAVEDLDDITHQNAARVAESAEASDRMTHQANRLVEAISVFR, encoded by the coding sequence ATGCGTAACAATCAACCTGTCTCTCAGCATGAATATCTGTTCGACGATCATGCGACCCTGATGTCGACCACCGATCTCAATAGCTATATCACCTACGCAAATGATGCCTTTATCGACGTGAGTGGATTCACTGCCGACGAGATCAATGGCCAGCCGCATAACCTCGTCCGTCATCCCGATATGCCGCCAGAAGCCTTTGCCGACATGTGGGCGACGTTAAAACAGGGCGAACCCTGGACCGCGCTGGTCAAAAACCGCCGTAAAAATGGCGATCACTACTGGGTAAGAGCGAACGCCATTCCGGTGGTGCGTGACGGCAAAGTGCAGGGCTACATGTCAGTGCGGACCAAACCGACGGCAGAAGAGGTGCGGCAGAGCGAAGCGCTCTATCAGGATTTCCGCGAGGGGCGTGCCAGAGGACGACGTTTTTACAAGGGTCTGCTGGTTCACAGCGGCTGGCGTCGTCCCTTCTCGCTTCTGAAGACGCTGCCCCTGCGCTGGCGGATCCGCAGCACCCTGCTGATGATGCTCCCGCTCTCCATCGCCGGCGTCTGGGCGCTGAGTGTCTCCTCTGGGGCGCTGGCTGGCTTTAGCGCGGGCATGGCGGGTCTGCTTCTGCTCAGTAGCCTGTGGCTGGAACAGCAGATTTCGCGCCCTGTCGAACGGATGTGTCAGCAGGCGCTGAGCGTTGCGACCGGGGCGAATCACAAAGTAGAACAGATGGATCGGGTGGATGAGATCGGTGTGACGCTGCGCGCTATCGGCCAGCTCGGTCTGATGTTCCGCTGGCTGGTGGATGATGTCAGCGGTCAGGCGATCACAGTATTAAGCGCCAGCGACGCCATCGCCCGCAGCAACAGCGAGCTGAGCCGCCGGACCGAGCAGGCCGCTGCCAATGTGCAGCAGACGGCAGCCACCATGAACGAAATGACCGCCACGGTGAAGAGCAACACCGAAACGGCCAACGAAGTGAATATGCTCTCGGCTGATACCAGCAATGCCGCCATCAAAGGCGGCAGCGTGATGAACGAGATGATGGGCATCATGGGCGAAATCGCGGACAGTTCAAAGCGGATCGCCAACATTACCAGCGTGATCGACGGCATCGCTTTCCAGACCAACATTCTGGCGCTGAATGCCGCTGTCGAAGCCGCCCGGGCAGGCGAGCAGGGCAAAGGGTTTGCGGTGGTGGCGGGTGAAGTGCGCAGCCTTGCACAGCGCAGTGCCAAAGCCGCCAGCGAAATTAAAACGCTGGTGGAAACCAGCGCCAGCCGCGTTCAGTCAGGTAATAACCACGCCAGCACGGCGGGTATGACGATGCAGGATATTGTCTCGCAGGTGCAGAATGTGACCGCGCTGATTGCCCAGATCAGCGCCGCGACGGCGGAACAGGCGACGGCGCTCAGCGAGGTCAGCACCGCAGTAGAAGATCTGGATGACATCACGCATCAGAACGCAGCCCGCGTCGCTGAAAGCGCCGAGGCGTCAGATCGCATGACCCATCAGGCTAACCGTCTGGTGGAAGCGATCAGCGTCTTCCGTTAA
- a CDS encoding AraC family transcriptional regulator, whose protein sequence is MSHYGDLTSELLMGMRLYGVNYQRIAVSAPFGLHYDYAPGRAQFHFVGRGSLLVRSASGELIQLNSGDALLVPHGKPHSLISSEEATCQCIKNMASKPLCDSVCTIAAPEGACDDEHSVLLFSACMAFELGGMQPLINTMPDVMLVSTLLSQYPEIQPILAAMERESRTRQAGFAGILSRLADVVAALIVRGWVENGCGESTGLVQAMRDPRLSQAIAAMHRDPGENWTVARLASVAGCSRSVFAGRFLNATGMTPLRYLTELRMRLAVQRIVNNGEAVEAVAFHLGYGSIAAFSRAFKRIVGQSPGALRAGREGPQALAS, encoded by the coding sequence ATGAGCCACTATGGAGATCTGACCAGCGAGCTGCTGATGGGCATGCGCCTGTATGGCGTCAACTACCAGCGTATCGCGGTAAGTGCGCCTTTCGGTTTGCATTACGACTACGCACCGGGCCGGGCGCAGTTTCACTTTGTCGGACGCGGTTCGCTGCTGGTGCGCAGTGCCTCTGGCGAGCTGATTCAGCTCAACAGTGGCGATGCGCTGCTGGTGCCGCACGGTAAGCCGCACAGCCTGATCTCCAGCGAAGAGGCAACCTGCCAGTGTATTAAGAACATGGCGAGCAAGCCGCTCTGCGACAGCGTCTGCACGATCGCCGCGCCGGAAGGGGCCTGCGATGACGAGCACAGCGTACTGCTGTTCAGCGCCTGCATGGCATTTGAACTGGGCGGGATGCAGCCGCTGATCAACACCATGCCGGATGTGATGCTGGTGAGCACCCTGCTGTCACAGTACCCGGAAATTCAGCCGATTCTGGCGGCAATGGAGCGGGAATCCCGCACCCGTCAGGCCGGATTCGCCGGTATTCTGTCGCGTCTGGCCGATGTGGTCGCCGCCCTGATCGTGCGCGGCTGGGTGGAGAACGGCTGTGGAGAATCCACCGGGCTGGTGCAGGCGATGCGCGATCCCCGCCTCAGCCAGGCGATAGCCGCCATGCATCGCGATCCCGGCGAAAACTGGACGGTCGCGCGGCTGGCCAGCGTGGCGGGCTGTTCGCGTTCGGTGTTTGCCGGGCGGTTTCTCAACGCCACCGGCATGACGCCGTTGCGTTATCTGACGGAACTGCGGATGCGGCTGGCGGTCCAGCGGATTGTGAATAACGGTGAAGCCGTGGAGGCCGTCGCGTTTCATCTCGGCTACGGCTCGATTGCGGCGTTCAGCCGCGCCTTTAAGCGGATTGTTGGCCAGTCGCCGGGGGCGCTGCGGGCCGGGCGTGAAGGCCCGCAGGCGCTGGCGTCTTAA
- a CDS encoding MFS transporter, with the protein MSLTTEVADEVSSPARPAWGAVFAMAFGVFSLITAEFLPVSLLTPMAHSLGVSEGQAGQTVTVTALVALFTSLVIGSVTRRIDRRIVMLVFSLLLIASALMVAFAADLTVILLARVLLGMAIGGFWTLSTAITMRLVPGDQVPRALSIVFSGISLATIIATPLGSYLGGLVGWRNIFMLTAGLGSVALLWQFFTLPDMPAEDKDRNGGVLALLRMGVMRWGMLAVIMMFTGHFAFFTYLRPFLEGVAQFNLNQLSLALLAFGVANFFGTSLAGFLVTRSVSLTLSGMALLMSVTALLLVTSGEVSWMVGAGVALWGMAFGSMPTGWSTWISRAVPDDAESGGGLLVATIQLAITAGAAAGGWMFDLRGAGGVFVASGVLMLLAALTIFTRVRHHG; encoded by the coding sequence ATGAGTCTGACAACCGAAGTGGCTGATGAGGTTTCCTCGCCCGCCCGTCCCGCGTGGGGCGCGGTCTTTGCTATGGCGTTTGGGGTGTTCAGCCTGATTACCGCCGAATTTTTACCCGTCAGCCTGCTGACGCCGATGGCCCATAGCCTGGGCGTCTCAGAAGGGCAGGCGGGGCAGACCGTGACCGTGACTGCGCTGGTGGCGCTGTTTACCAGTCTGGTCATCGGCAGCGTCACGCGGCGTATCGATCGCCGCATCGTAATGCTGGTTTTTTCGCTGCTGCTGATCGCCTCGGCGCTGATGGTGGCCTTTGCGGCTGACCTGACCGTGATCCTGCTGGCGCGGGTGCTGCTCGGGATGGCCATCGGGGGATTCTGGACGCTCTCTACCGCCATCACCATGCGTCTGGTGCCCGGCGACCAGGTGCCGCGTGCGCTCTCGATCGTCTTCAGCGGTATCTCGCTGGCGACGATTATCGCCACCCCGCTGGGCAGCTATCTGGGCGGGCTGGTGGGCTGGCGCAACATCTTTATGCTGACCGCCGGACTGGGCAGCGTGGCGCTGCTGTGGCAGTTCTTTACGCTGCCCGACATGCCTGCGGAGGACAAAGATCGCAACGGCGGGGTGCTGGCGCTGCTGCGGATGGGCGTCATGCGCTGGGGGATGCTTGCGGTCATTATGATGTTTACCGGCCACTTCGCCTTCTTTACCTACCTGCGTCCGTTCCTGGAAGGCGTGGCGCAGTTCAACCTCAATCAGCTGTCACTGGCGCTGCTGGCCTTTGGTGTGGCGAACTTCTTTGGCACCTCGCTGGCCGGTTTCCTGGTCACCCGCAGCGTGTCGCTGACGCTGAGCGGGATGGCGCTGCTGATGAGCGTCACCGCGCTGCTGCTGGTCACGTCTGGCGAGGTCAGCTGGATGGTCGGTGCGGGCGTGGCACTCTGGGGAATGGCGTTTGGTTCGATGCCAACCGGCTGGTCAACCTGGATTTCGCGCGCGGTGCCGGACGATGCGGAATCGGGTGGCGGATTACTGGTCGCGACTATTCAGCTGGCGATTACCGCCGGCGCGGCGGCGGGCGGCTGGATGTTCGACCTGCGCGGCGCAGGGGGCGTCTTTGTCGCCAGCGGGGTGCTGATGCTGCTGGCCGCGCTGACCATCTTCACCCGCGTCAGACACCACGGCTGA
- a CDS encoding DUF1471 domain-containing protein encodes MKSIKTFAAVIALSVLPFASFAQSVTAVDSTLDGAEAKIAAQAQDAGASYKITEAYTNNGVHMTAELLK; translated from the coding sequence ATGAAATCTATCAAAACTTTTGCAGCTGTTATCGCGCTCTCTGTCCTGCCATTCGCCAGCTTCGCGCAATCTGTGACCGCCGTCGACTCTACACTGGATGGTGCTGAAGCGAAAATCGCTGCCCAGGCTCAGGATGCTGGTGCTTCATATAAAATCACCGAAGCTTACACCAACAACGGCGTTCACATGACCGCTGAGCTGCTGAAATAA
- the sbmA gene encoding peptide antibiotic transporter SbmA has protein sequence MFKSFFPRPALFFSSAAVWSLIAIFAWFGFASDLPGNWPTFEAAIKTPLPTTAARFIAASQLWFYLYYWIMVTLFAVAWRIIDPHPWQRWSVWGSALIIFVTWFGVQVGVAINAWYGPFYDLIQKALTKAGSVNISDFYREVIAFLGIALIAVVIGVLNSFFISHWVFRWRTAMNNYYMHNWQRLRHVEGAAQRVQEDTMRFATTLEDWGVRFIQAIMTLVAFLPVLVALSRHVKDIPILGNIPYALVIAAVLWSVFGTGLLALVGIKLPGLEFRNQRVEAAYRKELVYGEDHADRARPPTVQALFSRVRVNYFRLYFHYLYFNITRILYLQVDNVFGLFLLFPSIVAGTITLGLLNQITNVFDQVRGSFQYLITSWSTLIELMSIYKRLRSFEQILDDVPHDEMMREASEEL, from the coding sequence ATGTTTAAGTCTTTTTTTCCGCGGCCAGCGCTGTTTTTCAGCTCTGCGGCTGTCTGGAGCTTAATTGCGATTTTTGCCTGGTTTGGCTTTGCCAGCGATTTGCCCGGCAACTGGCCCACATTTGAAGCCGCGATCAAAACGCCGCTGCCGACCACGGCCGCACGTTTTATCGCCGCCAGCCAGCTCTGGTTCTATCTCTACTACTGGATTATGGTCACGCTATTCGCCGTGGCCTGGCGGATTATCGATCCGCATCCGTGGCAGCGCTGGTCAGTATGGGGTTCCGCGCTGATTATCTTTGTCACCTGGTTTGGTGTGCAGGTCGGGGTGGCGATTAATGCCTGGTATGGCCCATTCTATGATCTGATTCAGAAAGCATTGACCAAAGCGGGCTCGGTTAATATTTCTGATTTTTATCGTGAGGTTATCGCGTTTCTTGGTATCGCATTAATCGCCGTGGTGATTGGCGTACTCAACTCTTTCTTTATCAGTCACTGGGTTTTCCGCTGGCGTACCGCCATGAATAACTACTATATGCACAACTGGCAGCGCCTGCGTCATGTCGAAGGGGCCGCACAGCGTGTGCAGGAAGACACCATGCGGTTTGCCACTACGCTGGAAGACTGGGGCGTCAGGTTTATTCAGGCGATAATGACACTGGTAGCGTTTTTACCGGTGCTGGTGGCACTCTCTCGTCACGTCAAAGATATCCCGATTCTGGGCAATATTCCTTATGCGCTGGTGATCGCTGCGGTGCTCTGGTCGGTATTTGGCACCGGGCTACTGGCGCTGGTGGGGATCAAACTGCCGGGGCTGGAGTTCCGCAATCAGCGGGTGGAAGCGGCTTACCGTAAAGAGCTGGTCTACGGCGAAGATCATGCCGATCGCGCCAGACCACCGACGGTGCAGGCGCTGTTCAGCCGCGTGCGGGTAAACTACTTCCGCCTCTACTTCCACTATCTCTATTTTAATATCACCCGCATTCTCTATCTGCAGGTTGATAACGTGTTTGGTCTGTTCCTGCTGTTTCCGTCGATTGTCGCAGGCACTATCACGCTGGGCTTGCTCAACCAGATCACTAACGTCTTCGATCAGGTGCGCGGCTCATTCCAGTATCTGATCACCTCCTGGTCAACGCTGATTGAGCTGATGTCGATCTATAAACGTCTGCGCAGCTTTGAGCAGATCCTGGATGATGTACCGCATGATGAGATGATGCGCGAAGCGTCGGAAGAGCTGTAG
- a CDS encoding gluconate 2-dehydrogenase subunit 3 family protein: protein MSEQKKGHSRRDFLLKTITLAPAMAVGSTAMGALSLTQAAQAAETPAAPQQARDYQPAWFTPEEYAFITAAVARLIPSDERGPGALEAGVPEFIDRQMNTPYATGSNWYMQGPFNPDLPKELGYQLPLVPQQIYRLGLADADRYSKQQHGKVFAQLSGDQQDALLQAMESGSAEFSQLPAKVFFSFLLQNTREGFFSDPIHGGNQGMVGWRLINFPGARADFMDWVERGERYPFPSVSIRGERS, encoded by the coding sequence ATGTCAGAACAAAAAAAGGGTCATTCACGCAGGGATTTTTTGCTGAAGACAATTACCCTGGCGCCAGCAATGGCGGTAGGGTCCACTGCGATGGGCGCGCTCTCCCTGACGCAGGCCGCGCAGGCGGCTGAGACGCCTGCGGCACCACAACAGGCGCGCGATTACCAGCCCGCCTGGTTTACACCGGAAGAGTATGCCTTTATCACCGCCGCCGTCGCACGGCTCATTCCCAGCGACGAACGTGGCCCGGGCGCGCTGGAAGCGGGCGTGCCGGAGTTTATCGACCGTCAGATGAATACCCCCTACGCCACGGGTTCGAACTGGTATATGCAGGGGCCATTTAATCCTGACCTGCCAAAAGAGCTGGGCTACCAGCTCCCGCTGGTGCCGCAGCAGATCTATCGTCTGGGACTGGCCGATGCCGATCGCTACAGCAAACAGCAGCACGGCAAGGTCTTCGCGCAGCTCAGCGGCGATCAGCAGGATGCCCTGCTGCAGGCGATGGAGAGCGGCAGCGCCGAATTCAGCCAGCTGCCGGCAAAAGTCTTCTTTAGTTTTCTGCTGCAGAACACCCGCGAAGGCTTCTTCAGCGATCCTATCCACGGCGGGAATCAGGGCATGGTGGGCTGGCGGCTGATCAACTTCCCTGGCGCACGCGCCGACTTTATGGACTGGGTAGAGCGCGGCGAACGGTATCCGTTCCCCTCAGTGTCGATTCGCGGAGAGAGAAGTTAA
- a CDS encoding GMC family oxidoreductase translates to MANEMKKVDAVIVGFGWAGAIMAKELTEAGLNVVALERGPHRDTYPDGAYPQSIDELTYNVRKKLFQDLSKSTVTIRHDASQTAVPYRQLAAFLPGTGTGGAGLHWSGVHFRVDPIELRMRSHYEERYGKHFIPEGMTIQDFGVTYDELEPFFDKAEKVFGTSGSAWSIRGKVVGKEKGGNPFAPDRSDNFPLPAQKRTYSAQLFAQAAESVGYHPYDLPSANTSGPYTNTYGAQMGPCNFCGFCSGYACYMYSKASPNVNILPALRQEPKFELRNNAYVLRVNLSDDKKRATGVTYVDGQGREQVQPADLVILSAFQFHNVHLMLLSGIGKPYNPITNEGTVGRNFAYQNLSTLKALFDKNTTTNPFIGAGGAGVGVDDFNADNFDHGPLGFVGGSPFWVNQAGTKPISGLPVPAGTPNWGSKWKAAVADTYTHHLSMDAHGAHQSYRANYLDLDPNYKDAYGQPLLRMTFDWQENDIKMAQFMVGKMHKIAEAMNPKMIIGGAKKPGTHFDSTVYQTTHISGGAIMGDDPKTSAVNRYLQSWDVPNVFVPGASAFPQGLGYNPTGMVAALTYWSAKAIREHYLKNPGPLVQA, encoded by the coding sequence ATGGCAAACGAAATGAAAAAAGTGGATGCGGTCATTGTCGGTTTTGGCTGGGCGGGCGCCATTATGGCGAAAGAGCTGACCGAAGCGGGCCTGAACGTCGTGGCGCTGGAGCGCGGACCGCATCGCGATACCTATCCCGATGGGGCCTATCCGCAGTCGATTGACGAACTGACCTATAACGTCCGCAAAAAGCTGTTCCAGGATCTCTCCAAAAGCACCGTCACCATTCGTCACGACGCGTCACAGACGGCGGTGCCTTATCGTCAGCTGGCCGCCTTCTTACCCGGCACCGGCACCGGCGGCGCGGGTCTGCACTGGTCCGGCGTCCATTTCCGTGTCGATCCGATTGAGCTGCGGATGCGCAGCCACTACGAAGAGCGTTACGGCAAGCACTTCATCCCGGAAGGCATGACGATTCAGGACTTTGGCGTCACCTATGATGAGCTGGAGCCCTTTTTCGACAAAGCGGAAAAAGTTTTTGGCACCTCCGGCAGCGCCTGGAGCATCAGGGGCAAGGTGGTTGGCAAAGAGAAGGGCGGCAACCCGTTCGCGCCCGATCGTTCAGATAACTTCCCGCTGCCCGCGCAGAAGCGCACCTACTCGGCGCAGCTGTTTGCCCAGGCTGCCGAATCGGTCGGCTATCACCCTTACGATCTGCCGTCCGCCAATACCTCCGGTCCCTACACCAATACCTATGGCGCGCAGATGGGGCCGTGTAACTTCTGTGGTTTCTGCAGCGGCTACGCCTGCTACATGTATTCCAAGGCGTCGCCAAACGTCAACATCCTGCCCGCCCTGCGTCAGGAACCGAAGTTTGAGCTGCGTAACAACGCCTATGTATTGCGGGTGAATCTCAGCGACGACAAAAAACGCGCTACCGGCGTAACCTATGTGGATGGTCAGGGACGCGAGCAGGTTCAGCCCGCCGATCTGGTGATCCTCTCCGCCTTCCAGTTCCACAACGTGCATCTGATGCTGCTCTCCGGCATCGGTAAGCCTTACAACCCCATCACCAATGAAGGCACGGTGGGACGTAACTTCGCCTATCAGAACCTCTCGACGCTGAAGGCGCTGTTCGACAAAAACACCACCACTAACCCGTTTATCGGCGCGGGGGGCGCGGGTGTTGGCGTGGATGATTTCAACGCGGATAACTTTGACCACGGGCCGCTGGGCTTTGTCGGCGGCTCACCATTCTGGGTCAACCAGGCGGGCACCAAACCGATCTCCGGCCTGCCGGTGCCAGCGGGTACGCCAAACTGGGGCAGCAAATGGAAGGCGGCGGTGGCGGATACCTACACCCATCATCTGTCGATGGACGCGCACGGTGCGCATCAGTCCTATCGCGCTAACTATCTCGATCTCGACCCCAACTATAAAGATGCCTACGGACAGCCTCTGCTGCGTATGACTTTTGACTGGCAGGAGAACGACATCAAAATGGCGCAGTTCATGGTCGGTAAGATGCACAAAATCGCGGAAGCGATGAATCCGAAGATGATCATCGGCGGTGCGAAAAAGCCGGGCACGCATTTTGACTCTACGGTCTATCAGACCACCCACATCAGTGGCGGCGCGATCATGGGCGACGATCCCAAAACCAGTGCGGTTAACCGTTATCTGCAGAGCTGGGATGTCCCGAATGTGTTTGTACCGGGCGCGTCCGCCTTCCCGCAGGGTCTGGGCTATAACCCGACCGGCATGGTAGCGGCGCTGACCTACTGGTCAGCCAAAGCGATTCGCGAACACTACCTGAAAAACCCCGGCCCGCTGGTACAGGCATAA